From a region of the Molothrus ater isolate BHLD 08-10-18 breed brown headed cowbird chromosome 27, BPBGC_Mater_1.1, whole genome shotgun sequence genome:
- the ATP6V0A1 gene encoding V-type proton ATPase 116 kDa subunit a 1 isoform X4 — protein sequence MGELFRSEEMTLAQLFLQSEAAYCCVSELGELGKVQFRDLNPDVNVFHRKFVNEVRRCEEMDRKLRFVEKEIKKANIPIMDTGENPEVPFPRDMIDLEANFEKIENELKEINTNQEALKRNFLELTELKFILRKTQQFFDEMADPDLLEESSSLLEPSEMGRGAPLRLGFVAGVINRERIPTFERMLWRVCRGNVFLRQAEIENPLEDPVTGDYVHKSVFIIFFQGDQLKNRVKKICEGFRASLYPCPETPQERKEMASGVNTRIDDLQMVLNQTEDHRQRVLQAAAKNIRVWFIKVRKMKAIYHTLNLCNIDVTQKCLIAEVWCPVADLDSIQFALRRGTEHSGSTVPSILNRMQTNQTPPTYNKTNKFTSGFQNIVDAYGIGTYREINPAPYTIITFPFLFAVMFGDFGHGILMTLIAVWMVVRESRILSQKSDNEMFNMVFSGRYIILLMGLFSTYTGLIYNDCFSKSLNMFGSSWSVRPMFNKANWSDALLETTPLLQLDPAIPGVFGGPYPFGIDPIWNIASNKLAFLNSFKMKMSVILGIFQMLFGVALSLLNHIYFKKPLNIYLGFIPEMIFMSSLFGYLVILIFYKWTAYDAHTSKEAPSLLIHFINMFLFSYEDTSNKMLYSGQKGLQCFLVVVALLCVPWMLVAKPLVLRQQYLRRKHLEGQPEEAQGSTNAQALEAAAAATGTHNFGGIRVGNGPTEEDAEIIQHDQLSTHSEEGEEPTEDEVFDFGDTVVYQAIHTIEYCLGCISNTASYLRLWALSLAHAQLSEVLWTMVIHIGLSVRSLGGGLGLFFIFAAFATLTVAILLVMEGLSAFLHALRLHWIEFQNKFYTGTGFKFLPFSFDIIREGRFDD from the exons GGTTTGTGGAGAAGGAGattaaaaaggcaaatattcCTATCATGGACACAGGTGAAAACCCAGAGGTGCCTTTTCCACGTGACATGATTGACCTGGAG gcaaattttgagaaaattgaAAATGAGCTTAAAGAAATCAACACCAACCAGGAGGCTCTGAAGAGAAACTTCTTGGAGCTGACAGAATTAAAGTTTATACTGCGTAAAACTCAGCAGTTTTTTGATGAG ATGGCGGATCCAGACCTGTTGGAGGAATCCTCTTCACTCCTGGAGCCGAGTGAGATGGGAAGAGGTGCCCCGCTCCGACTCGG GTTCGTGGCTGGCGTGATCAACCGCGAGCGCATCCCCACCTTCGAGCGGATGCTGTGGCGCGTGTGCCGCGGCAACGTCTTCCTGCGCCAGGCCGAGATCGAGAACCCCCTGGAGGACCCCGTCACG GGGGATTACGTGCACAAGTCTGTATTTATCATCTTCTTCCAAGGTGACCAGCTGAAGAACAGAGTCAAGAAGATCTGTGAAGG GTTCCGGGCCTCCCTCTACCCATGCCCAGAAACACctcaggagaggaaggaaatggctTCTGGTGTCAACACCAGAATTGATGATCTTCAGATG GTGCTGAACCAAACTGAGGATCACCGGCAGAGAGTTTTGCAGGCAGCTGCTAAAAACATCCGCGTGTGGTTCATCAAAGTGAGGAAGATGAAGGCCATTTACCACACCCTGAACCTGTGCAACATCGATGTGACACAGAAGTGCTTGATTGCTGAAGTGTGGTGTCCTGTTGCTGACCTGGATTCCATCCAGTTTGCTCTCAGGAGAGGCACT GAGCACAGCGGATCCACTGTCCCATCTATTTTAAACAGGATGCAGACCAATCAGACCCCACCCACATACAACAAAACGAACAAGTTTACTTCTGGCTTTCAAAACATTGTTGATGCTTATGGCATTGGGACATATCGGGAGATAAATCCAG CACCCTATACCATCATCACCTTCCCATTCCTGTTTGCTGTgatgtttggggattttggcCATGGAATCCTGATGACTCTGATTGCTGTTTGGATGGTGGTGAGGGAGAGCAGGATTCTGTCCCAGAAGAGTGACAATGAG ATGTTCAACATGGTGTTCAGTGGTCGATACATCATCCTGCTGATGGGGCTGTTCTCCACCTACACAGGCCTCATCTACAATGACTGCTTCTCCAAATCCCTCAACATGTTTGGttcctcctggagtgtcaggcCCATGTTTAATAAAGCCAACTGGTC AGATGCTTTGCTGGAGACCAcccccctgctgcagctggatccTGCTATCCCAGGGGTGTTTGGTGGGCCCTACCCCTTTGGCATTGACCCA ATCTGGAATATTGCCAGCAATAAGCTGGCTTTCCTCAATTCCTTTAAGATGAAGATGTCTGTGATTCTTGGCATTTTCCAGATGCTCTTTGGTGTGGCACTGAGTCTCCTCAACCACAT CTATTTTAAGAAGCCACTGAACATATACCTTGGATTTATCCCAGAAATGATTTTCATGTCCTCCCTCTTTGGATACCTTGTTATTCTCATCTTTTACAAGTGGACAGCCTATGATGCTCACACATCCAAGGAAGCACCCAGCCTCTTAATACACTTTATTAACATGTTTCTGTTCTCCTATGAAGACACCAGTAATAAGATGCTTTATAGTGGGCAG AAAGGGCTCCAGTGCTTCCTCGTGGTGGTGGCCTTGCTGTGTGTGCCATGGATGCTGGTGGCCAAACCCCTGGTCCTTCGCCAGCAGTATCTAAGGAGAAAACACTTG GAAGGGCAGCCCGAGGAGGCCCAGGGCAGCACGAACGCGCAGGCGCTCGAGGCAGCAGCGGCTGCAACA GGCACGCACAACTTTGGTGGGATCCGGGTGGGCAATGGCCCAACAGAGGAGGATGCTGAGATCATTCAACATGACCAGTTATCTACCCATTctgaggagggggaagag CCTACAGAGGACGAGGTG TTTGACTTTGGGGACACCGTGGTGTACCAGGCCATCCACACCATCGAGTACTGCCTGGGCTGCATCTCCAACACAGCCTCCTACCTGCGCCTCTGGGCCCTCAGCCTGGCCCATGCAC agctctcagaggTGCTCTGGACCATGGTGATCCACATTGGCCTCAGTGTGAGGAGCCTGGGGGGAGGCTTGGGCCTCTTCTTCATCTTTGCAGCTTTTGCCACGCTGACAGTGGCCATTCTGCTGGTCATGGAGGGGCTCTCAGCCTTCCTGCACGCTCTGCGCTTGCACTG GATTGAATTCCAGAACAAGTTCTACACTGGCACTGGGTTCAagtttctccctttctcctttgACATCATCCGTGAGGGGAGGTTTGATGACTGA
- the ATP6V0A1 gene encoding V-type proton ATPase 116 kDa subunit a 1 isoform X5 has translation MGELFRSEEMTLAQLFLQSEAAYCCVSELGELGKVQFRDLNPDVNVFHRKFVNEVRRCEEMDRKLRFVEKEIKKANIPIMDTGENPEVPFPRDMIDLEANFEKIENELKEINTNQEALKRNFLELTELKFILRKTQQFFDEAELHHQQMADPDLLEESSSLLEPSEMGRGAPLRLGFVAGVINRERIPTFERMLWRVCRGNVFLRQAEIENPLEDPVTGDYVHKSVFIIFFQGDQLKNRVKKICEGFRASLYPCPETPQERKEMASGVNTRIDDLQMVLNQTEDHRQRVLQAAAKNIRVWFIKVRKMKAIYHTLNLCNIDVTQKCLIAEVWCPVADLDSIQFALRRGTEHSGSTVPSILNRMQTNQTPPTYNKTNKFTSGFQNIVDAYGIGTYREINPAPYTIITFPFLFAVMFGDFGHGILMTLIAVWMVVRESRILSQKSDNEMFNMVFSGRYIILLMGLFSTYTGLIYNDCFSKSLNMFGSSWSVRPMFNKANWSDALLETTPLLQLDPAIPGVFGGPYPFGIDPIWNIASNKLAFLNSFKMKMSVILGIFQMLFGVALSLLNHIYFKKPLNIYLGFIPEMIFMSSLFGYLVILIFYKWTAYDAHTSKEAPSLLIHFINMFLFSYEDTSNKMLYSGQKGLQCFLVVVALLCVPWMLVAKPLVLRQQYLRRKHLGTHNFGGIRVGNGPTEEDAEIIQHDQLSTHSEEGEEPTEDEVFDFGDTVVYQAIHTIEYCLGCISNTASYLRLWALSLAHAQLSEVLWTMVIHIGLSVRSLGGGLGLFFIFAAFATLTVAILLVMEGLSAFLHALRLHWIEFQNKFYTGTGFKFLPFSFDIIREGRFDD, from the exons GGTTTGTGGAGAAGGAGattaaaaaggcaaatattcCTATCATGGACACAGGTGAAAACCCAGAGGTGCCTTTTCCACGTGACATGATTGACCTGGAG gcaaattttgagaaaattgaAAATGAGCTTAAAGAAATCAACACCAACCAGGAGGCTCTGAAGAGAAACTTCTTGGAGCTGACAGAATTAAAGTTTATACTGCGTAAAACTCAGCAGTTTTTTGATGAG GCTGAATTGCATCATCAGCAGATGGCGGATCCAGACCTGTTGGAGGAATCCTCTTCACTCCTGGAGCCGAGTGAGATGGGAAGAGGTGCCCCGCTCCGACTCGG GTTCGTGGCTGGCGTGATCAACCGCGAGCGCATCCCCACCTTCGAGCGGATGCTGTGGCGCGTGTGCCGCGGCAACGTCTTCCTGCGCCAGGCCGAGATCGAGAACCCCCTGGAGGACCCCGTCACG GGGGATTACGTGCACAAGTCTGTATTTATCATCTTCTTCCAAGGTGACCAGCTGAAGAACAGAGTCAAGAAGATCTGTGAAGG GTTCCGGGCCTCCCTCTACCCATGCCCAGAAACACctcaggagaggaaggaaatggctTCTGGTGTCAACACCAGAATTGATGATCTTCAGATG GTGCTGAACCAAACTGAGGATCACCGGCAGAGAGTTTTGCAGGCAGCTGCTAAAAACATCCGCGTGTGGTTCATCAAAGTGAGGAAGATGAAGGCCATTTACCACACCCTGAACCTGTGCAACATCGATGTGACACAGAAGTGCTTGATTGCTGAAGTGTGGTGTCCTGTTGCTGACCTGGATTCCATCCAGTTTGCTCTCAGGAGAGGCACT GAGCACAGCGGATCCACTGTCCCATCTATTTTAAACAGGATGCAGACCAATCAGACCCCACCCACATACAACAAAACGAACAAGTTTACTTCTGGCTTTCAAAACATTGTTGATGCTTATGGCATTGGGACATATCGGGAGATAAATCCAG CACCCTATACCATCATCACCTTCCCATTCCTGTTTGCTGTgatgtttggggattttggcCATGGAATCCTGATGACTCTGATTGCTGTTTGGATGGTGGTGAGGGAGAGCAGGATTCTGTCCCAGAAGAGTGACAATGAG ATGTTCAACATGGTGTTCAGTGGTCGATACATCATCCTGCTGATGGGGCTGTTCTCCACCTACACAGGCCTCATCTACAATGACTGCTTCTCCAAATCCCTCAACATGTTTGGttcctcctggagtgtcaggcCCATGTTTAATAAAGCCAACTGGTC AGATGCTTTGCTGGAGACCAcccccctgctgcagctggatccTGCTATCCCAGGGGTGTTTGGTGGGCCCTACCCCTTTGGCATTGACCCA ATCTGGAATATTGCCAGCAATAAGCTGGCTTTCCTCAATTCCTTTAAGATGAAGATGTCTGTGATTCTTGGCATTTTCCAGATGCTCTTTGGTGTGGCACTGAGTCTCCTCAACCACAT CTATTTTAAGAAGCCACTGAACATATACCTTGGATTTATCCCAGAAATGATTTTCATGTCCTCCCTCTTTGGATACCTTGTTATTCTCATCTTTTACAAGTGGACAGCCTATGATGCTCACACATCCAAGGAAGCACCCAGCCTCTTAATACACTTTATTAACATGTTTCTGTTCTCCTATGAAGACACCAGTAATAAGATGCTTTATAGTGGGCAG AAAGGGCTCCAGTGCTTCCTCGTGGTGGTGGCCTTGCTGTGTGTGCCATGGATGCTGGTGGCCAAACCCCTGGTCCTTCGCCAGCAGTATCTAAGGAGAAAACACTTG GGCACGCACAACTTTGGTGGGATCCGGGTGGGCAATGGCCCAACAGAGGAGGATGCTGAGATCATTCAACATGACCAGTTATCTACCCATTctgaggagggggaagag CCTACAGAGGACGAGGTG TTTGACTTTGGGGACACCGTGGTGTACCAGGCCATCCACACCATCGAGTACTGCCTGGGCTGCATCTCCAACACAGCCTCCTACCTGCGCCTCTGGGCCCTCAGCCTGGCCCATGCAC agctctcagaggTGCTCTGGACCATGGTGATCCACATTGGCCTCAGTGTGAGGAGCCTGGGGGGAGGCTTGGGCCTCTTCTTCATCTTTGCAGCTTTTGCCACGCTGACAGTGGCCATTCTGCTGGTCATGGAGGGGCTCTCAGCCTTCCTGCACGCTCTGCGCTTGCACTG GATTGAATTCCAGAACAAGTTCTACACTGGCACTGGGTTCAagtttctccctttctcctttgACATCATCCGTGAGGGGAGGTTTGATGACTGA
- the ATP6V0A1 gene encoding V-type proton ATPase 116 kDa subunit a 1 isoform X7 codes for MGELFRSEEMTLAQLFLQSEAAYCCVSELGELGKVQFRDLNPDVNVFHRKFVNEVRRCEEMDRKLRFVEKEIKKANIPIMDTGENPEVPFPRDMIDLEANFEKIENELKEINTNQEALKRNFLELTELKFILRKTQQFFDEMADPDLLEESSSLLEPSEMGRGAPLRLGFVAGVINRERIPTFERMLWRVCRGNVFLRQAEIENPLEDPVTGDYVHKSVFIIFFQGDQLKNRVKKICEGFRASLYPCPETPQERKEMASGVNTRIDDLQMVLNQTEDHRQRVLQAAAKNIRVWFIKVRKMKAIYHTLNLCNIDVTQKCLIAEVWCPVADLDSIQFALRRGTEHSGSTVPSILNRMQTNQTPPTYNKTNKFTSGFQNIVDAYGIGTYREINPAPYTIITFPFLFAVMFGDFGHGILMTLIAVWMVVRESRILSQKSDNEMFNMVFSGRYIILLMGLFSTYTGLIYNDCFSKSLNMFGSSWSVRPMFNKANWSDALLETTPLLQLDPAIPGVFGGPYPFGIDPIWNIASNKLAFLNSFKMKMSVILGIFQMLFGVALSLLNHIYFKKPLNIYLGFIPEMIFMSSLFGYLVILIFYKWTAYDAHTSKEAPSLLIHFINMFLFSYEDTSNKMLYSGQKGLQCFLVVVALLCVPWMLVAKPLVLRQQYLRRKHLGTHNFGGIRVGNGPTEEDAEIIQHDQLSTHSEEGEEPTEDEVFDFGDTVVYQAIHTIEYCLGCISNTASYLRLWALSLAHAQLSEVLWTMVIHIGLSVRSLGGGLGLFFIFAAFATLTVAILLVMEGLSAFLHALRLHWIEFQNKFYTGTGFKFLPFSFDIIREGRFDD; via the exons GGTTTGTGGAGAAGGAGattaaaaaggcaaatattcCTATCATGGACACAGGTGAAAACCCAGAGGTGCCTTTTCCACGTGACATGATTGACCTGGAG gcaaattttgagaaaattgaAAATGAGCTTAAAGAAATCAACACCAACCAGGAGGCTCTGAAGAGAAACTTCTTGGAGCTGACAGAATTAAAGTTTATACTGCGTAAAACTCAGCAGTTTTTTGATGAG ATGGCGGATCCAGACCTGTTGGAGGAATCCTCTTCACTCCTGGAGCCGAGTGAGATGGGAAGAGGTGCCCCGCTCCGACTCGG GTTCGTGGCTGGCGTGATCAACCGCGAGCGCATCCCCACCTTCGAGCGGATGCTGTGGCGCGTGTGCCGCGGCAACGTCTTCCTGCGCCAGGCCGAGATCGAGAACCCCCTGGAGGACCCCGTCACG GGGGATTACGTGCACAAGTCTGTATTTATCATCTTCTTCCAAGGTGACCAGCTGAAGAACAGAGTCAAGAAGATCTGTGAAGG GTTCCGGGCCTCCCTCTACCCATGCCCAGAAACACctcaggagaggaaggaaatggctTCTGGTGTCAACACCAGAATTGATGATCTTCAGATG GTGCTGAACCAAACTGAGGATCACCGGCAGAGAGTTTTGCAGGCAGCTGCTAAAAACATCCGCGTGTGGTTCATCAAAGTGAGGAAGATGAAGGCCATTTACCACACCCTGAACCTGTGCAACATCGATGTGACACAGAAGTGCTTGATTGCTGAAGTGTGGTGTCCTGTTGCTGACCTGGATTCCATCCAGTTTGCTCTCAGGAGAGGCACT GAGCACAGCGGATCCACTGTCCCATCTATTTTAAACAGGATGCAGACCAATCAGACCCCACCCACATACAACAAAACGAACAAGTTTACTTCTGGCTTTCAAAACATTGTTGATGCTTATGGCATTGGGACATATCGGGAGATAAATCCAG CACCCTATACCATCATCACCTTCCCATTCCTGTTTGCTGTgatgtttggggattttggcCATGGAATCCTGATGACTCTGATTGCTGTTTGGATGGTGGTGAGGGAGAGCAGGATTCTGTCCCAGAAGAGTGACAATGAG ATGTTCAACATGGTGTTCAGTGGTCGATACATCATCCTGCTGATGGGGCTGTTCTCCACCTACACAGGCCTCATCTACAATGACTGCTTCTCCAAATCCCTCAACATGTTTGGttcctcctggagtgtcaggcCCATGTTTAATAAAGCCAACTGGTC AGATGCTTTGCTGGAGACCAcccccctgctgcagctggatccTGCTATCCCAGGGGTGTTTGGTGGGCCCTACCCCTTTGGCATTGACCCA ATCTGGAATATTGCCAGCAATAAGCTGGCTTTCCTCAATTCCTTTAAGATGAAGATGTCTGTGATTCTTGGCATTTTCCAGATGCTCTTTGGTGTGGCACTGAGTCTCCTCAACCACAT CTATTTTAAGAAGCCACTGAACATATACCTTGGATTTATCCCAGAAATGATTTTCATGTCCTCCCTCTTTGGATACCTTGTTATTCTCATCTTTTACAAGTGGACAGCCTATGATGCTCACACATCCAAGGAAGCACCCAGCCTCTTAATACACTTTATTAACATGTTTCTGTTCTCCTATGAAGACACCAGTAATAAGATGCTTTATAGTGGGCAG AAAGGGCTCCAGTGCTTCCTCGTGGTGGTGGCCTTGCTGTGTGTGCCATGGATGCTGGTGGCCAAACCCCTGGTCCTTCGCCAGCAGTATCTAAGGAGAAAACACTTG GGCACGCACAACTTTGGTGGGATCCGGGTGGGCAATGGCCCAACAGAGGAGGATGCTGAGATCATTCAACATGACCAGTTATCTACCCATTctgaggagggggaagag CCTACAGAGGACGAGGTG TTTGACTTTGGGGACACCGTGGTGTACCAGGCCATCCACACCATCGAGTACTGCCTGGGCTGCATCTCCAACACAGCCTCCTACCTGCGCCTCTGGGCCCTCAGCCTGGCCCATGCAC agctctcagaggTGCTCTGGACCATGGTGATCCACATTGGCCTCAGTGTGAGGAGCCTGGGGGGAGGCTTGGGCCTCTTCTTCATCTTTGCAGCTTTTGCCACGCTGACAGTGGCCATTCTGCTGGTCATGGAGGGGCTCTCAGCCTTCCTGCACGCTCTGCGCTTGCACTG GATTGAATTCCAGAACAAGTTCTACACTGGCACTGGGTTCAagtttctccctttctcctttgACATCATCCGTGAGGGGAGGTTTGATGACTGA
- the ATP6V0A1 gene encoding V-type proton ATPase 116 kDa subunit a 1 isoform X8 — protein MGELFRSEEMTLAQLFLQSEAAYCCVSELGELGKVQFRDLNPDVNVFHRKFVNEVRRCEEMDRKLRFVEKEIKKANIPIMDTGENPEVPFPRDMIDLEANFEKIENELKEINTNQEALKRNFLELTELKFILRKTQQFFDEMADPDLLEESSSLLEPSEMGRGAPLRLGFVAGVINRERIPTFERMLWRVCRGNVFLRQAEIENPLEDPVTGDYVHKSVFIIFFQGDQLKNRVKKICEGFRASLYPCPETPQERKEMASGVNTRIDDLQMVLNQTEDHRQRVLQAAAKNIRVWFIKVRKMKAIYHTLNLCNIDVTQKCLIAEVWCPVADLDSIQFALRRGTEHSGSTVPSILNRMQTNQTPPTYNKTNKFTSGFQNIVDAYGIGTYREINPAPYTIITFPFLFAVMFGDFGHGILMTLIAVWMVVRESRILSQKSDNEMFNMVFSGRYIILLMGLFSTYTGLIYNDCFSKSLNMFGSSWSVRPMFNKANWSDALLETTPLLQLDPAIPGVFGGPYPFGIDPIWNIASNKLAFLNSFKMKMSVILGIFQMLFGVALSLLNHIYFKKPLNIYLGFIPEMIFMSSLFGYLVILIFYKWTAYDAHTSKEAPSLLIHFINMFLFSYEDTSNKMLYSGQKGLQCFLVVVALLCVPWMLVAKPLVLRQQYLRRKHLGTHNFGGIRVGNGPTEEDAEIIQHDQLSTHSEEGEEFDFGDTVVYQAIHTIEYCLGCISNTASYLRLWALSLAHAQLSEVLWTMVIHIGLSVRSLGGGLGLFFIFAAFATLTVAILLVMEGLSAFLHALRLHWIEFQNKFYTGTGFKFLPFSFDIIREGRFDD, from the exons GGTTTGTGGAGAAGGAGattaaaaaggcaaatattcCTATCATGGACACAGGTGAAAACCCAGAGGTGCCTTTTCCACGTGACATGATTGACCTGGAG gcaaattttgagaaaattgaAAATGAGCTTAAAGAAATCAACACCAACCAGGAGGCTCTGAAGAGAAACTTCTTGGAGCTGACAGAATTAAAGTTTATACTGCGTAAAACTCAGCAGTTTTTTGATGAG ATGGCGGATCCAGACCTGTTGGAGGAATCCTCTTCACTCCTGGAGCCGAGTGAGATGGGAAGAGGTGCCCCGCTCCGACTCGG GTTCGTGGCTGGCGTGATCAACCGCGAGCGCATCCCCACCTTCGAGCGGATGCTGTGGCGCGTGTGCCGCGGCAACGTCTTCCTGCGCCAGGCCGAGATCGAGAACCCCCTGGAGGACCCCGTCACG GGGGATTACGTGCACAAGTCTGTATTTATCATCTTCTTCCAAGGTGACCAGCTGAAGAACAGAGTCAAGAAGATCTGTGAAGG GTTCCGGGCCTCCCTCTACCCATGCCCAGAAACACctcaggagaggaaggaaatggctTCTGGTGTCAACACCAGAATTGATGATCTTCAGATG GTGCTGAACCAAACTGAGGATCACCGGCAGAGAGTTTTGCAGGCAGCTGCTAAAAACATCCGCGTGTGGTTCATCAAAGTGAGGAAGATGAAGGCCATTTACCACACCCTGAACCTGTGCAACATCGATGTGACACAGAAGTGCTTGATTGCTGAAGTGTGGTGTCCTGTTGCTGACCTGGATTCCATCCAGTTTGCTCTCAGGAGAGGCACT GAGCACAGCGGATCCACTGTCCCATCTATTTTAAACAGGATGCAGACCAATCAGACCCCACCCACATACAACAAAACGAACAAGTTTACTTCTGGCTTTCAAAACATTGTTGATGCTTATGGCATTGGGACATATCGGGAGATAAATCCAG CACCCTATACCATCATCACCTTCCCATTCCTGTTTGCTGTgatgtttggggattttggcCATGGAATCCTGATGACTCTGATTGCTGTTTGGATGGTGGTGAGGGAGAGCAGGATTCTGTCCCAGAAGAGTGACAATGAG ATGTTCAACATGGTGTTCAGTGGTCGATACATCATCCTGCTGATGGGGCTGTTCTCCACCTACACAGGCCTCATCTACAATGACTGCTTCTCCAAATCCCTCAACATGTTTGGttcctcctggagtgtcaggcCCATGTTTAATAAAGCCAACTGGTC AGATGCTTTGCTGGAGACCAcccccctgctgcagctggatccTGCTATCCCAGGGGTGTTTGGTGGGCCCTACCCCTTTGGCATTGACCCA ATCTGGAATATTGCCAGCAATAAGCTGGCTTTCCTCAATTCCTTTAAGATGAAGATGTCTGTGATTCTTGGCATTTTCCAGATGCTCTTTGGTGTGGCACTGAGTCTCCTCAACCACAT CTATTTTAAGAAGCCACTGAACATATACCTTGGATTTATCCCAGAAATGATTTTCATGTCCTCCCTCTTTGGATACCTTGTTATTCTCATCTTTTACAAGTGGACAGCCTATGATGCTCACACATCCAAGGAAGCACCCAGCCTCTTAATACACTTTATTAACATGTTTCTGTTCTCCTATGAAGACACCAGTAATAAGATGCTTTATAGTGGGCAG AAAGGGCTCCAGTGCTTCCTCGTGGTGGTGGCCTTGCTGTGTGTGCCATGGATGCTGGTGGCCAAACCCCTGGTCCTTCGCCAGCAGTATCTAAGGAGAAAACACTTG GGCACGCACAACTTTGGTGGGATCCGGGTGGGCAATGGCCCAACAGAGGAGGATGCTGAGATCATTCAACATGACCAGTTATCTACCCATTctgaggagggggaagag TTTGACTTTGGGGACACCGTGGTGTACCAGGCCATCCACACCATCGAGTACTGCCTGGGCTGCATCTCCAACACAGCCTCCTACCTGCGCCTCTGGGCCCTCAGCCTGGCCCATGCAC agctctcagaggTGCTCTGGACCATGGTGATCCACATTGGCCTCAGTGTGAGGAGCCTGGGGGGAGGCTTGGGCCTCTTCTTCATCTTTGCAGCTTTTGCCACGCTGACAGTGGCCATTCTGCTGGTCATGGAGGGGCTCTCAGCCTTCCTGCACGCTCTGCGCTTGCACTG GATTGAATTCCAGAACAAGTTCTACACTGGCACTGGGTTCAagtttctccctttctcctttgACATCATCCGTGAGGGGAGGTTTGATGACTGA